In the genome of Apostichopus japonicus isolate 1M-3 chromosome 15, ASM3797524v1, whole genome shotgun sequence, one region contains:
- the LOC139981298 gene encoding uncharacterized protein has protein sequence MWNPTNYIPETWSWPEGNSRQMSVSNKKDSISNAVPLCLPNNYTWDSVTKKISVDKTKPRKTLTVCKEGLELLQRLKDQLLVVLCIAGPARSGKSFFASQLQEDVNFDVGHGAGSHTIGIWIGVGARPIRIGNDEARVVILDAEGLGGVNTDSNDTDAKWEHKIFSLCVLLSSYVIYNSRGPPNNDELDKLGFIAEFSRSILREKQDDVEEQKSPREGFDQFGPDFLWLFRDIFNGPEINGKSCDWTDYVNKKVLVLKPNEPDKNNIRKSISSTFRKIRAADLPPPTTDSNAIKDLLAKENKDKIRQDFFPRIQNVGRTIWSSVKIKTIKGSKLTGQQLIDILSHVVNSVNSECDKLDVTSMWDSIVNEEMRHYIQSALDLYKEKMEQVELPEKEETYLKRHESTKSSSKVHFERVTTRFDKDICSSQLQILCDKIEIEFNNSLMIKNEQASLIFNKKLITDLENIYFNNLPAKSSCMQLKTANKEVNDFYKKGAKGPKAGQVKSEAQLLRDQKIDIMRTESLIDAEQKSCELFEKSLKEALEGEPLTLSELNALKGSCINGCLNNFRKASCDDVDCIHCIKCKQSLHQKVESIFKECSSECYDQSAKACQCLINELITRMLLPFLIKIDSHNYSDFRNLKDEILAQYDREAKGPAKGDLMGTCTKTIDMQKEGIQLLIMQSALKSVYCEYTRTLNQTAKSDPCEDEELDRRQALKYTEITSAFGVKCEGIDKSKVEPYQLNLEDVIKHFTKLIANENKSRSINLCEDLVTSLSREFHDGILQTHIPEILRETECSQCSDHLRKAEKFKDKILTDYEQKACGPEKERFQQSLNEYLEIHLIIVKEAVNEMILKTVLQHHFYQLDTIKQKYPINETELRGAISETNKNTEKEFIDAQKQISLPFVGCRKDILSIILNFDTIQLVEENYKLSMKQLDSICKDISLESRKKFEELVLSGEADTAKFVHIRGDCIKELEKSGKGVLKDHYKSILQGNVDLEIRIAHTTIADNTVKRIFADCRTSIENLVQRNPREQDDLEYDIERVKADAREKIENLQIEVAEANLTGTEEILTIELKDTICYVVGKNLCISSEKCAAQLLEVLEELKGYCENFLASETSVIDNLRHLKDKFLRKFDEVAIGPAKADDRNKLADGIVEEVDRTFVLFAKAKYGQILREEIQQFQFEDLLKNPDPESIGKLVQLLKNKVDYILNTYPTLEETTRNNLTRDLEESINRSLLKELATVYEETINHLKDRGILEEDELKDEINTAKGIFDIHIPRILGNDYDLPEELQTFIDTLERNLQQDNFQRSRISCQKTFQMLFQYNWDYLTKGYFRKFYNEKSEGPARQTVWDENEERVDVYYNSYKVMFRKMWAPLKYLNHKV, from the exons ATGTGGAATCCAACAAACTATATTCCAGAAACATGGAGTTGGCCAGAAGGCAACTCCAGACAAATGTCTGTGTCGAATAAGAAAG ATTCAATTAGTAATGCTGTTCCCCTGTGCCTTCCAAACAACTACACTTGGGATTCCGTCACAAAGAAGATTTCTGTCGACAAGACGAAGCCACGGAAAACACTCACTGTGTGTAAGGAAGGGTTGGAGTTGCTTCAGAGGCTTAAAGATCAACTGCTTGTGGTGTTGTGCATTGCTGGTCCAGCAAGGTCCGGAAAGTCATTTTTCGCATCTCAACTTCAAGAAGATGTTAACTTCGATGTAGGTCACGGCGCCGGGTCTCACACTATAGGTATATGGATTGGTGTTGGAGCAAGACCAATCCGTATTGGAAATGATGAAGCAAGAGTGGTTATACTAGATGCGGAAGGGCTGGGTGGGGTAAACACTGATAGTAATGATACCGATGCAAAATGGgaacataaaatattttctctgTGTGTGCTGCTTAGTTCGTACGTCATATACAATAGCAGGGGACCTCCCAATAACGACGAATTAGATAAACTTGGATTTATTGCCGAGTTTAGTCGTTCCATCCTTCGTGAGAAGCAGGACGACGTAGAGGAACAAAAATCACCGAGAGAAGGTTTTGATCAGTTTGGACCAgattttctttggttatttcGAGATATTTTCAATGGACCagaaattaatggaaaatcgtGCGATTGGACAGATTATGTCAACAAAAAAGTACTGGTTCTTAAGCCAAACGAGccagataaaaataatattcGAAAATCGATATCATCAACATTTAGAAAAATCCGAGCCGCTGATTTACCTCCCCCGACCACAGACTCAAACGCGATTAAAGATTTATTGGCGAaggaaaataaagacaaaatacGCCAAGATTTTTTCCCTAGAATTCAAAATGTAGGGAGAACAATTTGGTCTTCTGTAAAAATAAAGACTATTAAAGGAAGTAAACTCACTGGACAGCAGTTAATTGATATTTTATCACATGTTGTTAACAGTGTGAACAGCGAGTGCGACAAACTTGATGTCACCAGTATGTGGGATAGTATTGTAAATGAAGAAATGCGACATTACATACAAAGTGCGTTAGATTTATATAAGGAGAAAATGGAACAAGTCGAACTTCCTGAGAAAGAGGAAACATATTTGAAGCGTCATGAGTCTACGAAGTCTTCTTCAAAGGTTCATTTTGAGAGAGTTACGACCCGCTTTGATAAAGATATTTGCTCAAGTCAATTACAAATTTTGTGCgataaaattgaaattgaatttaataattcattaatgataaaaaatgagCAAGCTTcattaattttcaataaaaaattgATTACAGATCTGGAGAATATCTATTTCAATAACCTTCCGGCAAAATCCAGTTGTATGCAACTGAAAACTGCTAATAAGGAAGTTaatgatttttacaaaaaaGGGGCCAAGGGTCCGAAAGCGGGACAAGTGAAAAGCGAAGCACAGTTGCTGCGTGATCAGAAAATAGACATCATGAGAACGGAATCATTGATTGATGCCGAGCAGAAATCATGTGAATTATTTGAGAAGTCTCTAAAAGAGGCATTGGAAGGGGAACCCCTAACCTTAAGCGAGCTTAATGCTCTGAAGGGATCTTGTATCAATGGTTGCTTAAATAACTTTAGAAAAGCATCATGTGATGATGTGGATTGCATCCATTGTATCAAATGTAAGCAAAGTCTTCACCAAAAGGTAGAAAGCATATTTAAAGAATGCTCATCAGAATGCTACGATCAATCGGCAAAGGCATGTCAATGTTTGATTAACGAATTAATAACAAGAATGTTACTACCCTTCCTGATAAAAATTGATTCACATAACTATAGTGATTTTCGAAATTTAAAAGATGAAATATTGGCCCAGTACGACAGAGAAGCTAAAGGACCAGCAAAGGGAGACCTAATGGGTACGTGTACGAAGACAATAGATATGCAAAAAGAAGGGATACAGCTTTTGATAATGCAAAGCGCATTGAAAAGTGTGTATTGTGAGTACACACGAACTTTAAACCAAACTGCAAAATCTGATCCATGTGAAGATGAAGAATTGGACAGAAGGCAAGCTTTAAAGTACACGGAAATAACCTCTGCATTTGGAGTGAAGTGCGAAGGCATTGATAAATCAAAGGTAGAACCATATCAGTTAAACTTGGAGGACGTGATCAAACACTTTACAAAATTGAtagcaaatgaaaataaaagtagGTCTATCAATCTATGCGAAGATCTGGTCACAAGCCTATCAAGGGAATTCCATGACGGCATATTGCAAACACACATTCCTGAAATACTTCGCGAAACGGAATGTAGTCAATGCAGCGATCACTTACGAAAGGCGGAGAAGTTTAAAGATAAAATACTTACTGATTATGAACAGAAAGCATGTGGTCCAGAAAAGGAACGTTTTCAGCAAAGCTTGAACGAATATCTTGAAATTCACTTGATTATCGTTAAGGAAGCggtaaatgaaatgattttgaagaCAGTTCTGCAACATCATTTTTACCAGCTTGATACAATTAAACAGAAGTATCCAATTAATGAAACAGAGCTACGAGGCGCAATCAGTGAAACTAATAAGAACACGGAAAAAGAGTTTATCGATGCACAAAAACAAATATCTCTACCATTTGTTGGTTGCCGCAAAGATATTTTGTCGATCATCTTAAATTTCGACACAATACAACTCGTAGAAGAAAATTACAAACTGTCGATGAAGCAGTTAGATAGCATTTGCAAAGATATTTCATTAGAAAGTCGAAAGAAATTTGAAGAGTTAGTTTTGAGTGGTGAAGCGGATACTGCAAAATTTGTTCATATAAGAGGTGATTGCATAAAAGAATTAGAAAAAAGTGGAAAAGGTGTATTGAAGGATCATTATAAGAGCATTCTTCAAGGTAATGTTGATCTGGAGATACGAATTGCGCACACTACCATTGCCGATAATACAGTTAAACGCATATTTGCAGATTGCAGAACATCCATAGAAAACTTGGTACAAAGAAATCCACGTGAACAGGACGACCTTGAATATGATATTGAGAGGGTAAAGGCAGATGCTAGAGAGAAGATTGAAAACTTACAAATAGAAGTTGCAGAGGCAAACCTCACAGGAACAgaggaaatattaacaattgAATTGAAAGACACTATATGTTATGTGGTAGGTAAGAATTTATGTATATCGTCTGAAAAATGTGCTGCACAACTGCTGGAAGTATTGGAAGAGCTTAAAGGTTATTGTGAGAATTTTCTAGCATCTGAAACATCTGTTATCGATAACCTACGTCATTTAAAAGATAAATTCCTACGTAAATTTGACGAAGTTGCAATAGGACCAGCAAAAGCAGATGACAGAAACAAATTAGCCGACGGAATCGTTGAAGAGGTTGATAGAACGTTTGTACTGTTTGCAAAAGCAAAGTACGGACAAATACTCCGTGAAGAAATCCAACAGTTTCAGTTTGAAGATCTATTGAAAAATCCGGATCCAGAGAGCATAGGGAAATTGGTCCAACTCTTAAAAAATAAAGTTGATTATATTCTAAACACATACCCTACGTTGGAAGAGACAACTAGAAATAATCTTACTAGAGATTTAGAGGAAAGTATCAATCGCAGCTTGCTGAAAGAACTAGCAACTGTCTATGAAGAAACAATTAATCACTTGAAAGACCGTGGTATCCTTGAGGAAGATGAACTTAAAGATGAAATAAACACAGCAAAAGGAATTTTTGATATTCATATACCGCGAATTCTTGGAAATGATTATGACTTACCCGAAGAATTACAAACATTCATCGATACGTTAGAAAGAAATCTCCAGCAGGACAATTTCCAACGTTCACGCATAAGCTGCCAGAAAACCTTTCAAATGCTTTTCCAGTATAATTGGGATTATCTCACGAAAgggtattttagaaaattttatAATGAGAAAAGTGAAGGACCTGCAAGGCAAACGGTTTGGgatgaaaatgaagaaagagttGATGTATACTACAATTCGTATAAAGTTATGTTCAGAAAGATGTGGGCacctttgaaatatttaaatcataaagtttaa